One Micavibrio aeruginosavorus ARL-13 genomic window carries:
- a CDS encoding polysaccharide deacetylase WbmS family protein, translating into MSDKFATIKSINLNNRQSWEDRLFLTFDIDWASDDVLNYTIDIVEQHDVAATWFVTHDTPVLERLRQNKKFELGIHPNFNFLLNGDFRLGSNFSEVIDRMLEIVPEATSVRSHSMTQNSNILDAFYKRGLTHDCNHFVPEQTDMILIPWLLWNDIIKVPYFWEDDVFCLYSQNTPLQILSFREGVKVFNFHPIHVFLNTENLDRYEGSRDHHRDINKLKSYIFDGHGTQNNLLDLFHLAERGE; encoded by the coding sequence ATGAGCGATAAATTTGCCACTATAAAATCCATCAATCTGAATAATCGTCAATCGTGGGAAGATCGGCTCTTCTTAACCTTTGATATAGATTGGGCATCGGATGACGTTTTAAATTATACAATTGATATTGTTGAACAACACGATGTTGCCGCTACATGGTTTGTAACGCACGATACACCAGTTTTGGAGCGCTTGCGCCAGAATAAAAAATTTGAGCTTGGGATCCATCCAAATTTTAATTTTTTGTTGAATGGTGATTTCAGGCTGGGTTCAAATTTTTCTGAAGTTATTGACCGTATGCTTGAGATCGTTCCTGAGGCTACATCTGTTCGTAGTCACTCAATGACGCAAAATTCAAATATTTTGGATGCGTTTTATAAAAGAGGCTTAACGCACGACTGTAATCATTTTGTTCCTGAACAAACTGATATGATTTTAATCCCTTGGTTGCTTTGGAATGATATTATAAAAGTGCCTTATTTTTGGGAAGATGATGTATTCTGTCTTTATTCTCAGAATACGCCGCTTCAAATTCTCTCCTTTAGGGAGGGAGTAAAGGTATTCAACTTTCATCCAATTCATGTTTTTCTGAACACTGAGAATCTTGATCGATATGAGGGATCAAGAGACCATCATCGTGATATTAATAAATTAAAATCGTATATTTTCGATGGGCATGGAACACAAAACAATCTTTTGGATTTATTCCATTTGGCTGAGCGTGGTGAATAA
- a CDS encoding class I SAM-dependent methyltransferase, with translation MVDFLSTKSGCSIYPLIESVADQFQSENQRQFFRRVWANGTENYKSRLHALGFQGLNNVLDAGSGFGQWSFALAELNENVCGLELDLDRVRACCNIAEIIQCKNINFLTGSVESGPFDDGMFDGLFSYSVIYLTDYRKTLLEFYRLLKPGGLLYFSTNGIGWYLYNLIETHNDSSDYSSRKMAADTIKNSIDYYATGRGSIGSSTIMNSNIVSGELEEIGFDVLEIGPEGSINNKIHNVTPFYPATNYGYENVWEVLCRKKI, from the coding sequence GTGGTAGATTTCCTCTCGACGAAATCAGGTTGTTCCATATACCCACTTATTGAAAGTGTGGCTGATCAGTTTCAGTCAGAAAATCAGCGCCAATTTTTTCGTCGCGTGTGGGCAAATGGAACAGAAAATTACAAAAGCCGTTTACATGCGTTGGGCTTCCAGGGGCTTAATAATGTTCTTGATGCAGGATCAGGGTTTGGTCAGTGGAGTTTTGCCTTGGCGGAGCTCAATGAAAACGTATGTGGCTTAGAGTTGGATCTGGATCGTGTGCGGGCTTGTTGCAATATTGCTGAGATAATCCAGTGCAAAAACATAAATTTTTTAACGGGCTCTGTTGAGAGTGGTCCGTTTGATGATGGTATGTTTGATGGGCTTTTTTCTTATAGCGTTATATATCTCACTGATTACAGGAAAACGCTTCTTGAGTTTTATAGGCTTCTCAAGCCAGGGGGGCTTTTGTACTTCAGCACGAATGGAATCGGATGGTACTTATATAATTTGATAGAAACCCATAACGATTCAAGTGATTACTCCAGTCGAAAAATGGCGGCAGATACTATAAAAAATAGCATCGATTATTACGCGACGGGTAGAGGCTCTATTGGAAGCTCTACGATCATGAACAGCAATATTGTGAGCGGTGAGCTTGAGGAAATCGGTTTTGATGTTTTGGAAATTGGTCCGGAGGGGTCGATTAATAATAAAATCCACAATGTGACACCGTTCTATCCTGCGACGAACTATGGATACGAGAACGTTTGGGAGGTTTTATGCAGGAAAAAAATATAA